A window of Terriglobia bacterium contains these coding sequences:
- a CDS encoding PLP-dependent aminotransferase family protein, which translates to METGWSRHYAQRISAVRSSVIRDLLKLTQRPEVISFAGGLPAPELFPIDRFEAACHTVLQHNGAAALQYGPTEGYLALRGFIVDNMRRYGIVADVSNVLITCGSQQALDLIGKLLIDPGDRVLVEAPTYLGALQAFNVYGARYVSLPVDHEGIRTDGLHEALRSSPKFMYILPNFQNPAGVTLSEERRQKLVLLADAHDIPIVEDDPYGQLRYEGEHGTALVVLDRAQRRTDLQYMSGNVIYLSTFSKLLAPGLRLGWVVAPQEVIVRLVQLKQGADLHTSTFIQMVAYEVARDGFLDQHVKRIRAVYRERRDTMLAALQEFFPDEATWTRPEGGLFLWVTLPPATNCQELFEAALRQNVAFVPGGPFYCDEPDGCHLRLNFSNSAPEQIREGIRRLGHAVKEQLKLAALIVV; encoded by the coding sequence ATGGAGACTGGCTGGTCGCGCCACTATGCCCAGCGGATCAGCGCTGTCCGAAGCTCGGTAATTCGTGATCTCCTCAAACTGACACAGCGTCCAGAAGTCATCTCCTTTGCCGGCGGCTTACCTGCCCCGGAACTGTTTCCGATCGATCGCTTTGAGGCAGCGTGCCACACGGTGCTCCAGCACAACGGCGCCGCGGCGCTGCAGTATGGGCCCACGGAGGGCTACCTGGCGCTGCGCGGATTCATCGTGGACAACATGCGGCGCTACGGCATCGTCGCCGATGTTAGCAATGTCCTGATCACCTGTGGATCGCAGCAGGCCCTGGATTTGATCGGCAAGCTGCTGATTGACCCCGGCGATCGTGTGTTAGTGGAGGCGCCCACCTACCTCGGCGCTTTGCAGGCATTCAACGTCTATGGCGCCCGATACGTCAGCCTCCCCGTCGATCACGAGGGCATTCGCACCGACGGCTTGCACGAAGCGCTGCGCTCGTCGCCGAAATTCATGTACATCCTGCCGAACTTCCAGAACCCGGCGGGCGTCACACTCTCCGAGGAGCGCCGGCAGAAACTCGTTCTGCTTGCCGATGCGCACGACATCCCGATTGTGGAGGACGACCCCTACGGCCAACTCCGCTACGAGGGCGAACATGGCACCGCACTCGTCGTTCTGGACCGAGCACAGCGCCGCACCGATCTGCAGTACATGTCGGGGAATGTCATCTACCTGAGCACCTTTTCGAAGCTGCTTGCACCCGGGCTTCGGTTGGGCTGGGTGGTCGCTCCGCAGGAAGTAATCGTGCGTTTGGTCCAGCTCAAGCAGGGCGCCGATCTTCACACCAGCACCTTTATCCAGATGGTGGCCTACGAAGTGGCCCGCGATGGCTTCCTTGACCAGCACGTGAAGCGGATTCGTGCCGTGTATCGGGAGCGCCGCGACACCATGCTGGCGGCCTTGCAGGAATTCTTCCCCGACGAAGCCACCTGGACGCGCCCCGAAGGCGGGCTCTTCCTCTGGGTGACCTTGCCGCCGGCCACCAACTGCCAGGAACTGTTCGAGGCGGCACTGCGGCAGAATGTGGCGTTCGTACCCGGCGGCCCGTTCTATTGCGACGAGCCCGACGGCTGTCATCTGCGGCTGAACTTCTCCAATTCCGCCCCGGAGCAAATCCGCGAAGGTATTCGCCGACTGGGACATGCTGTCAAGGAACAGCTCAAGCTAGCGGCTTTGATCGTGGTGTAG
- a CDS encoding response regulator: MSGKLLLCVDDDRDFLQVLQVTLEVSGYNVLTARDAPTALALFSELPVDLVVLDYTMPKMNGAEVARSLRQRKPTIPILMLSAHVERPADVHGLIDDYAVKAEENASLVSRIERLLADSSEACA; the protein is encoded by the coding sequence ATGTCGGGAAAGCTCTTACTGTGCGTCGACGATGATCGGGACTTTCTCCAGGTCCTGCAAGTTACCCTTGAGGTATCCGGCTATAACGTGCTCACTGCGCGCGACGCGCCGACCGCTCTTGCCCTGTTTTCCGAACTCCCCGTGGATCTCGTCGTGCTGGACTACACCATGCCAAAAATGAATGGCGCAGAGGTCGCTCGCTCCCTTCGCCAGCGGAAGCCAACCATTCCCATCCTAATGTTATCCGCGCACGTCGAGCGCCCTGCCGATGTACACGGCCTGATTGATGACTATGCCGTTAAGGCCGAGGAGAACGCTAGCCTCGTCAGCCGCATCGAACGCCTGCTGGCCGATTCATCCGAGGCGTGCGCCTAA
- a CDS encoding aldo/keto reductase, which translates to MSGEANGKPSSSTRRNFLKATGAVTAGLVAQGISAEAAIAVPPLPFNPATPQAMPTRNLGRTGFRVGIFSLGGQATVEQPNKEAEAVAIVEKAIDLGINYIDTAPRYGATGRWSQRYIGQVMKRRRKEVYLASKTHDRTRDGSLKLLEESLRLLNTDHLDAWQLHHVSYMDEVDQIFAKGGAIEAMRQARDQKMVRFLGVTGHADPEVLMECLRRFPFDQILMAVNAADPHHFSFQDKLLPMAIEKQMGIIGMKIPARGRLLSNWPAVGPYAPGKKRAGPLGIKDALYYVLSLPVSTVVIGCDSVEQLAENVKLAREFTPLSEPQRAALAVRAAPIAREALFFRRWDS; encoded by the coding sequence ATGAGCGGCGAGGCAAATGGCAAGCCAAGCTCCAGTACGCGTCGCAATTTCCTGAAGGCGACGGGCGCGGTGACGGCGGGCCTGGTGGCGCAGGGGATATCCGCGGAAGCGGCGATTGCCGTGCCGCCGCTACCTTTCAACCCGGCTACGCCGCAAGCAATGCCGACGCGCAATCTGGGTCGCACCGGGTTTCGCGTTGGCATCTTCAGTCTTGGCGGGCAGGCCACCGTCGAGCAGCCCAATAAGGAAGCCGAGGCGGTCGCAATTGTCGAGAAGGCGATCGATCTCGGCATCAACTACATCGATACCGCGCCGCGCTACGGAGCAACCGGACGTTGGAGCCAGCGCTACATCGGTCAGGTGATGAAGCGACGTCGTAAAGAGGTCTATCTCGCCAGTAAAACGCACGACCGGACTCGCGACGGCTCGCTCAAGCTGCTGGAGGAATCTCTGCGCTTGCTGAACACCGACCACCTCGACGCCTGGCAACTTCACCACGTCAGCTACATGGACGAAGTAGACCAGATCTTCGCCAAAGGCGGCGCCATCGAAGCGATGCGGCAAGCGCGCGACCAGAAGATGGTGCGCTTCCTCGGCGTGACTGGCCACGCCGATCCTGAGGTACTGATGGAATGCTTGCGGCGGTTTCCTTTTGACCAGATCCTGATGGCGGTCAACGCTGCCGACCCGCACCATTTCAGCTTCCAGGACAAGCTGCTGCCCATGGCGATCGAAAAGCAGATGGGCATCATTGGCATGAAGATTCCCGCGCGCGGGCGACTGTTGTCCAACTGGCCCGCCGTCGGGCCGTATGCTCCGGGGAAAAAGCGGGCTGGACCGCTTGGCATCAAGGATGCGCTCTACTATGTGCTGTCGCTGCCGGTCAGCACCGTGGTGATCGGATGCGACTCGGTGGAGCAGTTGGCCGAAAATGTCAAGCTCGCGCGCGAGTTCACGCCACTCAGCGAACCGCAGCGAGCCGCGTTGGCGGTTAGAGCCGCGCCGATTGCGCGTGAAGCGCTCTTCTTCCGCCGCTGGGACTCGTGA
- a CDS encoding energy transducer TonB yields the protein MVGLASPRIAEHPQACSAPEPSVLPTLFGEGYGLYTTRVSTFILSFLVHVLAIVVLLTSGTYVARHRQEIKQQVIGLVSDVSPYILPPAATRAGGGGGGGDRDKLAASKGVLPKFSRQQFTPPMVVIRNESPKLAAEPSVVVPPELQLPQPAGPLGDPLSSVLGPPSSGTGSGGGIGSGSGGGVGSGRGPGVGPGWGGGMGGGVYRVGGGVSAPRAIYAPDPEFSEEARKAKYQGTVVLWLVVGQDGRTHNIRVQRTLGMGLDEKAIEAIRSWRFEPARKDGVPVAVQINVEVNFRLY from the coding sequence ATGGTCGGGTTGGCTTCGCCTCGCATTGCGGAGCACCCGCAGGCGTGCTCCGCCCCGGAGCCGTCCGTTCTGCCCACCCTGTTTGGCGAGGGTTATGGGCTCTACACGACTCGCGTAAGTACCTTCATTTTGTCTTTTTTGGTACACGTCCTTGCCATCGTGGTGCTTCTGACGTCGGGAACCTACGTCGCGCGCCACCGTCAGGAAATCAAGCAGCAGGTGATCGGGCTGGTGTCGGATGTGAGCCCGTATATTCTTCCGCCCGCCGCAACCAGAGCTGGTGGCGGCGGTGGCGGCGGAGATCGCGACAAGCTGGCGGCGTCCAAAGGCGTGTTGCCGAAATTCTCGCGGCAGCAGTTCACACCTCCCATGGTGGTGATTCGCAATGAAAGTCCGAAGCTCGCTGCCGAGCCCAGTGTGGTGGTCCCGCCCGAGCTTCAACTGCCGCAGCCAGCGGGTCCGCTTGGAGATCCGCTGTCATCGGTGTTGGGACCACCATCAAGCGGAACAGGCTCGGGCGGTGGGATAGGAAGCGGCAGCGGCGGCGGCGTGGGCTCCGGTCGTGGTCCCGGCGTCGGACCGGGCTGGGGTGGGGGAATGGGCGGTGGGGTATATAGGGTCGGCGGCGGTGTCAGTGCGCCCCGGGCAATCTACGCGCCAGACCCCGAATTCTCGGAGGAAGCTCGGAAGGCCAAGTACCAAGGCACGGTGGTTCTATGGCTGGTGGTGGGGCAGGACGGTCGCACGCACAACATTCGCGTGCAGCGCACACTCGGCATGGGACTTGATGAAAAAGCAATCGAGGCGATTCGCAGTTGGCGATTCGAGCCCGCGCGCAAGGACGGCGTGCCGGTGGCAGTGCAGATCAATGTGGAGGTTAATTTCCGGCTCTATTGA
- a CDS encoding response regulator, producing the protein MPERDRLPTVLIVDDDRSVADALVLLLQKSGFQASARYSAQDALNIADLQQPDVVVIEVVLPDLDGVRLARRIQVLSPRTQILLMSGCLDAAGLVEASEFEVLAKPLAPDEVVAKLRQAIAMDGEDPSAITKDALLGKGVG; encoded by the coding sequence ATGCCCGAACGCGACCGGCTGCCAACCGTGCTTATCGTGGACGACGATCGCAGCGTCGCCGACGCCCTCGTCCTTCTGCTGCAAAAGAGCGGGTTCCAAGCCTCCGCACGTTACAGCGCACAAGATGCGCTGAACATAGCAGATCTGCAGCAGCCAGATGTGGTTGTGATCGAGGTGGTTCTCCCTGACCTGGACGGCGTGCGTCTCGCTCGACGCATTCAGGTGCTTTCGCCCCGAACACAGATTCTACTGATGTCTGGCTGCCTCGATGCTGCCGGACTGGTGGAAGCTTCCGAGTTTGAGGTGCTCGCCAAACCGCTGGCGCCGGACGAGGTCGTTGCCAAGCTGAGACAGGCGATCGCAATGGATGGAGAGGACCCGAGCGCCATCACGAAAGACGCGCTGCTCGGGAAGGGCGTGGGCTAG
- a CDS encoding formate--tetrahydrofolate ligase, translated as MLAPLLPIREITAKLDIPDAFVEPWGTHVAKLRLELLSAPRPPSRRRLILVTAMTSTSSGEGKTVTSIGLAQALERIGKTSIVTLREPSLGPVFGLKGGATGGGRSEVLPSDRINLHFSGDFHAVTSAHNLLAAMLDAHIHHGNALRVDVKNVLWPRTMDINDRALRTIVSGLGGLTNGPARENGFVITAASEIMAILGLTCGRQDLRRRLDQVVVALDFDGKAIRAQDLQATGAMMVLLNDAIMPNLVQTTEHTPAIIHTGPFANIAHGTSSVLAQRMALHLADYVVNETGFAADLGAEKYFDLVMPSSGLQPSAAVLIVSARSILRQGGKNASALPLRAGFQAGFENIAKHVDTLRKFRVPVVVAINKFPGDTVEQLDAISSFGRELEVESAVSEVYEQGGAGGIDLAEKVVGAAENASAAAVRTLYTPDLQLREKIETIAREIYGAGEVVYEPAARKKLEVFTQRGYGLLPVCMAKTQASLTDDPEVLGAPRNWTLTVRDAGLFAGAGFVVAVTGEMMLMPGLGKSPQAVRVDVDDKTGVIQGLI; from the coding sequence ATGCTTGCTCCGTTGCTGCCCATCCGAGAGATCACCGCAAAACTCGACATTCCGGATGCGTTCGTCGAACCATGGGGCACACACGTCGCCAAGCTGCGACTGGAACTATTGTCCGCGCCTCGCCCGCCGAGCCGCCGGCGGTTGATTCTGGTCACGGCGATGACTTCCACCAGCAGTGGTGAGGGCAAAACAGTCACTTCGATCGGATTGGCCCAGGCGCTGGAACGGATCGGAAAGACGTCGATCGTAACTCTGCGGGAACCGTCGCTTGGACCCGTGTTCGGCCTGAAGGGAGGAGCGACCGGTGGCGGCCGCTCCGAGGTGCTGCCCAGCGACCGGATTAACCTGCATTTCAGCGGCGATTTCCATGCCGTGACTTCGGCCCATAACCTGCTCGCCGCGATGCTTGACGCCCACATCCATCACGGAAATGCGTTGCGCGTCGACGTGAAGAATGTGCTCTGGCCACGCACCATGGACATCAACGATCGGGCGCTGCGCACGATCGTGAGCGGCCTGGGCGGCCTCACCAACGGACCGGCGCGCGAGAACGGATTCGTGATTACGGCAGCGTCGGAGATTATGGCCATCCTGGGCCTGACCTGCGGCCGCCAGGACTTGCGGCGACGACTGGACCAGGTGGTGGTCGCGCTTGACTTCGATGGCAAAGCCATTCGCGCGCAGGACTTGCAAGCGACGGGCGCCATGATGGTGCTGCTGAACGATGCCATCATGCCGAACCTTGTGCAAACTACCGAGCACACACCGGCCATCATCCATACAGGACCCTTCGCAAATATCGCCCATGGAACCAGCAGCGTGCTGGCACAGCGTATGGCGCTGCACTTGGCCGATTACGTCGTGAACGAGACGGGGTTCGCGGCGGATCTGGGCGCGGAGAAGTACTTTGACCTGGTCATGCCCTCGTCCGGCCTGCAGCCTTCGGCCGCCGTGCTGATCGTCTCCGCCCGATCGATCCTGAGACAAGGCGGGAAAAACGCGAGCGCACTCCCACTCCGTGCCGGCTTCCAGGCAGGCTTCGAGAACATTGCCAAGCATGTAGACACGCTGCGGAAGTTTAGGGTGCCGGTGGTGGTCGCAATCAACAAGTTCCCAGGTGACACCGTGGAACAGCTGGATGCGATCAGCAGCTTCGGCCGCGAGCTTGAGGTAGAATCCGCCGTTTCGGAGGTGTACGAACAGGGAGGAGCAGGCGGCATCGATTTGGCGGAGAAGGTCGTCGGGGCAGCCGAGAATGCCAGCGCGGCGGCGGTTCGCACTCTCTACACTCCCGATCTGCAGCTGCGGGAAAAGATCGAAACGATTGCCCGCGAAATCTATGGTGCAGGTGAGGTGGTGTACGAGCCTGCCGCCCGGAAAAAACTGGAGGTCTTCACGCAAAGAGGCTATGGTCTCTTGCCCGTCTGCATGGCCAAGACGCAGGCCTCCTTGACCGATGATCCGGAAGTGCTAGGCGCGCCTCGTAATTGGACGCTAACCGTTAGGGATGCTGGGTTGTTTGCTGGAGCAGGCTTTGTCGTGGCCGTGACCGGTGAGATGATGCTGATGCCCGGGCTGGGCAAATCCCCCCAGGCCGTGCGGGTGGACGTGGACGATAAGACGGGCGTAATTCAGGGCCTGATTTGA
- a CDS encoding Crp/Fnr family transcriptional regulator: MLPHLGRVRLHSGESIGVPNRPIAFVYFPNSGMISMVAMMRDGTSVEVGIVGREGFVSTSVLLGIPSIPMRAVVQLQGDAFTIEPRLLGKMLPQSPRLESILRHFANAYWNQVAQVAACNRLHRVRERLARWLLMSRDRTDSDILPLTQEFLAQMLGCRRSSLAAAMGSLEKSGLVRCRRGQVCIADRRELEKTACECYEVIRELESLARPSTAPR; this comes from the coding sequence ATGCTCCCTCACTTGGGACGTGTCCGGCTGCATTCCGGGGAGTCCATCGGCGTGCCCAACCGCCCGATAGCGTTCGTTTACTTTCCCAACAGCGGCATGATTTCCATGGTCGCGATGATGCGCGACGGAACCAGCGTCGAAGTCGGCATCGTCGGGCGGGAGGGGTTTGTCAGTACCTCGGTGCTGCTAGGAATTCCGTCGATCCCGATGCGCGCTGTTGTCCAACTCCAAGGAGATGCGTTCACAATCGAGCCGCGGCTGCTCGGCAAAATGCTGCCGCAATCACCACGCCTCGAATCGATATTGCGGCATTTTGCCAACGCGTATTGGAACCAAGTGGCCCAGGTCGCTGCTTGCAATCGTCTGCACCGGGTCCGCGAGCGCTTGGCCCGTTGGCTGTTGATGAGCCGGGACCGAACCGATTCCGACATACTGCCGCTGACACAGGAGTTCCTCGCCCAAATGCTCGGCTGCCGCCGCTCTTCCCTAGCGGCAGCCATGGGTTCCCTGGAGAAATCCGGACTTGTTCGCTGCCGTCGTGGCCAGGTCTGCATTGCGGATCGAAGAGAGTTGGAGAAAACAGCCTGCGAGTGCTACGAAGTCATCCGCGAACTCGAGTCGTTGGCTCGGCCTTCGACGGCGCCGCGTTGA